The following are encoded together in the Humulus lupulus chromosome 5, drHumLupu1.1, whole genome shotgun sequence genome:
- the LOC133834709 gene encoding uncharacterized protein At3g49055-like isoform X2: MNFPTHLMVSVMENPKLTFPEAQEEDDDQNSRTSTEICTHLHAETESLHLSKSLAKEESLTLLQNERNVAVTRYSNSIKLIAELSSERGSLQKRIQEFEASTREKEADFAIRMEEEVSERKKLEKEVEIFRERIEDMEMKREQSNEILSKCLESLPSANVSLERIIKNVAVEKTDDDDDDGKFIKGIEKSDSMRLEWELTEELLVVTRLASEAEEKVNEYKELRKKEKRELENSVVSLTEENRDINSLLRAALLEKEAVEKRLKVNSEQKRVALLQIAERGLQRVGFGFMMGSGNTEQSLESFSGTKSDSSECEEEVVSLASTVERIMKNLRLEITKLRRSLEESRSDTERLQSLTEKQAQTIEENKLYIKELEERERVLTQNVEEFLLEIKETEAEVARWREACELEVEAGKAEIQERDKVVKFHSFQFDAFFPDWHSETRIRKNKGCFGHIKWQTKAERRTCCCSHGCTGCSREVLTAS, translated from the exons ATGAACTTCCCCACACATCTAATGGTCTCAGTCATGGAGAATCCCAAACTAACATTCCCAGAAGCCCAGGAAGAGGATGATGACCAAAATTCACGCACTTCCACAGAAATCTGTACTCATCTTCATGCCGAGACTGAATCTCTTCACCTATCTAAGTCGTTGGCCAAGGAAGAAAGTCTGACTCTTCTCCAGAATGAAAGAAATGTGGCAGTCACTCGCTATTCAAATTCAATCAAACTCATTGCTGAACTTTCCAGCGAAAGGGGTTCTCTCCAGAAGAGAATTCAAGAGTTCGAAGCTTCCACAAGAGAGAAGGAAGCTGATTTTGCAATAAGAATGGAAGAAGAAGTGAGTGAAAGAAAAAAACTTGAAAAGGAAGTTGAAATTTTCAGGGAGAGAATTGAAGACATGGAAATGAAGAGAGAGCAAAGCAATGAGATTTTGTCTAAATGCTTGGAGTCTCTTCCATCAGCAAATGTGAGCTTGGAAAGGATCATAAAAAATGTGGCTGTAGAAAAaactgatgatgatgatgatgatggcaaGTTCATTAAAGGCATAGAAAAGAGTGATTCAATGCGTTTGGAATGGGAATTGACTGAAGAGCTATTGGTAGTTACAAGACTTGCTTCTGAGGCTGAAGAGAAGGTGAATGAGTACAAAGAATtgaggaagaaggagaagagggagTTGGAGAATAGTGTGGTGAGTTTGACAGAGGAGAATAGAGATATCAACAGTTTGCTGAGAGCAGCCTTGTTGGAGAAGGAAGCTGTGGAGAAGAGGTTGAAGGTGAATAGCGAGCAGAAGAGAGTTGCCCTTTTGCAGATTGCGGAGCGAGGTTTGCAGAGAGTTGGTTTTGGGTTTATGATGGGAAGTGGTAACACTGAGCAATCACTAGAGAGTTTTTCAGGAACCAAGTCAGATAGCAGTGAGTGTGAAGAGGAGGTAGTAAGCCTG GCATCAACTGTGGAGAGGATAATGAAGAATTTACGGCTTGAGATAACTAAGTTGAGGCGTTCTTTGGAAGAATCCAG GTCAGACACCGAGCGATTGCAGAGTCTTACAGAGAAACAAGCTCAAACTATTGAAGAAAACAAGTTATACATCAAGGAGTTAGAGGAAAGAGAGAGGGTGTTGACTCAAAAT GTTGAGGAATTCCTGTTGGAAATTAAGGAAACAGAAGCAGAGGTAGCTAGATGGAGAGAAGCTTGTGAATTAGAAGTTGAAGCTGGGAAAGCTGAGATTCAAGAACGCGACAAAGTGGTAAAATTTCATTCCTTTCAGTTTGATGCTTTCTTTCCAG ATTGGCATTCTGAAACAAGAATTAGAAAAAACAAAGGGTGCTTTGGACATATCAAGTGGCAAACTAAAGCTGAAAGAAGAACTTGCTGCTGCAGCCATGGCTGCACAGGCTGCAGCAGAGAAGTCCTTACAGCTAGCTGA
- the LOC133834710 gene encoding large ribosomal subunit protein eL36y-like isoform X2: MAPKQPNTGLFVGLNRGHVVTKKELAPRPSDRKGKTSKRVHFVRNLIREVAGFAPYEKRITELLKVGKDKRALKVAKRKLGTHKRAKKKREEMSNVLRKMRAGGGAEKKK, encoded by the exons ATGGCTCCTAAGCAGCCCAATACGGGCCTCTTTGTGGGTTTGAACAGAGGACATGTTGTGACCAAGAAGGAATTAGCTCCAAGGCCCTCTGACCGCAAAGGG AAAACCAGTAAGAGGGTACATTTCGTCAGAAACTTGATTAGGGAAGTCGCTGGATTTGCACCATATGAGAAGAGGATTACTGAGCTTCTGAAAGTTGGAAAGGACAAGCGTGCTCTGAAAGTGGCTAAGAGGAAGCTTGGAACCCACAAGAGGGCGAAGAAGAAGCGTGAGGAGATGTCCAATGTTCTCCGCAAGATGAG AGCTGGTGGAGGTGCTgagaagaagaaatga
- the LOC133834708 gene encoding kinesin-like protein KIN-10C isoform X2: protein MGFNPSKKVRVVAKLRGLTDQEAELSSGISWISVKKPNGEASDTVTIYFGDQLASRKDSYELDYCYEQNEDNELIFSREVKPLISGVFSGCNATVIAYGAKNTGKTSVIQGSCDKPGLAALAVNEFLSMAELNGNSVALSFYEVQQDRVCDLLDSKQSAVFVLEDKQGKIQLKGLSRIPLKSISDFQKLYVGFSSRKPTQKMASELPRRGHKGLIVHVSSPHDNLDTLQTCKMNFVELAAYEDVRKKGNDGLNLVEQSKINQSIYAFSNVLHALSANESHVPYRESKLTRILQDSLGGVNKVLMITCLNPTFCQDSISMVKLASRSCQKINRAVVDSTKKVHSLTKSVMFSSKKSQIPKTVYATTKKQPSSRVPLSEKKANGGKSVAVKGRKLFDEAIQLTLSDKENSVLDSVTSIETKEEEEDNSFPAALECIEPTSMGEKANQSTEFQLVQLTALEKGVAEHGEGQPEDVSHYVQGSTNTLSLSLVKEDQDVERENNISMVDQDKSPPISARLRELSNNLKALCSGTPFSAKTIETNDTISCALVPSEVAEPKTPLIEQSTKDVKNFNSPWQTLSVHNSEVKNSVVQECLRILNTADKEELKRFKGIGEKRSTYILELREESPEPFKSLDDLKDIGLSAKQIKVIMKEELGKLFD from the exons ATGGGTTTTAACCCATCAAAAAAGGTTCGAGTTGTAGCCAAACTCAGGGGCTTAACAGATCAGGAAGCTGAATTATCTAGCGGCATTTCTTGGATCTCGGTGAAAAAGCCCAACGGAGAGGCTTCGGACACTGTCACCATTTATTTCGGAGATCAATTAGCAAG CCGTAAAGATTCCTACGAATTGGACTATTGTTATGAGCAAAATGAAGATAACGAGCTAATTTTTTCACGGGAAGTAAAACCTCTAATTTCAGGAGTTTTTAGTGGTTGCAATGCTACTGTGATTGCCTATGGAGCAAAAAACACAGGAAAGACTTCTGTGATTCAG GGTTCTTGTGATAAGCCTGGATTGGCAGCACTTGCTGTGAACGAATTTCTTTCAATGGCAGAGTTAAATGGTAATTCAGTAGCTTTATCATTCTATGAGGTTCAACAGGATCGTGTTTGTGATCTTTTGGATTCAAAGCAGTCAGCAGTTTTTGTATTGGAAGATAAGCAAGGAAAAATTCAACTCAAGGGCCTTTCTAGG ATACCCTTGAAATCAATTTcagattttcaaaaattatatgttGGTTTCAGTTCGCGTAAACCAACACAAAAGATGGCATCTGAACTTCCTCGTAGAGGCCACAAGGGTTTGATAGTGCATGTATCATCTCCCCATGACAATCTAGATACTCTTCAAACGTGCAAGATGAATTTTGTTGAGTTAGCTG CTTATGAGGATGTTCGAAAAAAGGGCAATGATGGCCTTAATCTTGTTGAGCAGAGTAAGATTAACCAATCTATATATGCTTTTTCAAATGTTCTACATGCATTGAGTGCCAATGAAAGTCATGTACCTTATCGTGAAAGCAAGCTAACACGAATACTGCAAGATTCTCTAGGAGGGGTTAACAAAGTTTTGATGATCACTTGTTTG AACCCCACATTTTGCCAAGATTCCATATCCATGGTGAAGTTGGCTTCTCGCTCTTGTCAAAAGATCAATAGAGCTGTTGTAGACTCAACCAAGAAAGTTCATAGCTTAACAAAATCAGTAATGTTTTCATCGAAGAAAAGCCAGATACCTAAGACTGTTTATGCTACAACAAAGAAACAACCTAGCTCCAGAGTGCCACTCTCTGAAAAGAAAGCAAATGGTGGTAAGTCCGTTGCTGTGAAGGGAAG GAAACTTTTTGACGAAGCAATTCAATTGACTCTGTCTGATAAG GAAAATTCAGTGTTGGATAGTGTTACAAGTATTGAGACCAAAGAAGAGGAAGAG GATAATTCATTTCCAGCTGCTCTTGAGTGTATAGAACCTACTTCTATGGGGGAAAAG GCTAATCAATCAACCGAATTTCAACTTGTGCAATTGACTGCATTAGAAAAG GGGGTTGCTGAGCATGGTGAGGGTCAACCAGAAGACGTTAGTCACTATGTTCAGGGCAGCACAAACACACTATCTTTATCACTTGTCAAagaag ATCAAGACgttgaaagagaaaataatatttcaATGGTTGATCAGGATAAATCACCACCTATAAGTGCAAGATTACGGGAACTATCAAATAATCTAAAGGCATTATGTTCTGGAACTCCATTTTCTGCGAAGACAATAGAAACAAACGATACTATATCTTGTGCTCTAGTCCCATCTGAGGTTGCGGAGCCAAAAACTCCACTTATTGAACAGAGTACAAAGGATGTCAAAAACTTCAATAGCCCGTGGCAAACACTTAGCGTGCACAATTCTGAAGTGAAG AATTCTGTTGTTCAAGAATGTTTAAGAATTTTAAATACAGCTGACAA GGAGGAATTGAAAAGATTTAAG gggATTGGAGAGAAACGATCAACATATATTCTTGAACTTCGTGAAGAGTCTCCAGAGCCGTTCAAGAGT CTTGATGACTTGAAAGATATTGGACTTTCAGCTAAGCAG ATCAAGGTCATTATGAAAGAAGAACTTGGAAAGCTTTTTGATTAA
- the LOC133834709 gene encoding uncharacterized protein At3g49055-like isoform X1 — protein sequence MNFPTHLMVSVMENPKLTFPEAQEEDDDQNSRTSTEICTHLHAETESLHLSKSLAKEESLTLLQNERNVAVTRYSNSIKLIAELSSERGSLQKRIQEFEASTREKEADFAIRMEEEVSERKKLEKEVEIFRERIEDMEMKREQSNEILSKCLESLPSANVSLERIIKNVAVEKTDDDDDDGKFIKGIEKSDSMRLEWELTEELLVVTRLASEAEEKVNEYKELRKKEKRELENSVVSLTEENRDINSLLRAALLEKEAVEKRLKVNSEQKRVALLQIAERGLQRVGFGFMMGSGNTEQSLESFSGTKSDSSECEEEVVSLASTVERIMKNLRLEITKLRRSLEESRSDTERLQSLTEKQAQTIEENKLYIKELEERERVLTQNVEEFLLEIKETEAEVARWREACELEVEAGKAEIQERDKVIGILKQELEKTKGALDISSGKLKLKEELAAAAMAAQAAAEKSLQLADSRAAGFRERIEDLSRQLEEAETRERHNRRVRHICWPWRVLKTNATNNVNNRVRDVRRMIPEMQAFLH from the exons ATGAACTTCCCCACACATCTAATGGTCTCAGTCATGGAGAATCCCAAACTAACATTCCCAGAAGCCCAGGAAGAGGATGATGACCAAAATTCACGCACTTCCACAGAAATCTGTACTCATCTTCATGCCGAGACTGAATCTCTTCACCTATCTAAGTCGTTGGCCAAGGAAGAAAGTCTGACTCTTCTCCAGAATGAAAGAAATGTGGCAGTCACTCGCTATTCAAATTCAATCAAACTCATTGCTGAACTTTCCAGCGAAAGGGGTTCTCTCCAGAAGAGAATTCAAGAGTTCGAAGCTTCCACAAGAGAGAAGGAAGCTGATTTTGCAATAAGAATGGAAGAAGAAGTGAGTGAAAGAAAAAAACTTGAAAAGGAAGTTGAAATTTTCAGGGAGAGAATTGAAGACATGGAAATGAAGAGAGAGCAAAGCAATGAGATTTTGTCTAAATGCTTGGAGTCTCTTCCATCAGCAAATGTGAGCTTGGAAAGGATCATAAAAAATGTGGCTGTAGAAAAaactgatgatgatgatgatgatggcaaGTTCATTAAAGGCATAGAAAAGAGTGATTCAATGCGTTTGGAATGGGAATTGACTGAAGAGCTATTGGTAGTTACAAGACTTGCTTCTGAGGCTGAAGAGAAGGTGAATGAGTACAAAGAATtgaggaagaaggagaagagggagTTGGAGAATAGTGTGGTGAGTTTGACAGAGGAGAATAGAGATATCAACAGTTTGCTGAGAGCAGCCTTGTTGGAGAAGGAAGCTGTGGAGAAGAGGTTGAAGGTGAATAGCGAGCAGAAGAGAGTTGCCCTTTTGCAGATTGCGGAGCGAGGTTTGCAGAGAGTTGGTTTTGGGTTTATGATGGGAAGTGGTAACACTGAGCAATCACTAGAGAGTTTTTCAGGAACCAAGTCAGATAGCAGTGAGTGTGAAGAGGAGGTAGTAAGCCTG GCATCAACTGTGGAGAGGATAATGAAGAATTTACGGCTTGAGATAACTAAGTTGAGGCGTTCTTTGGAAGAATCCAG GTCAGACACCGAGCGATTGCAGAGTCTTACAGAGAAACAAGCTCAAACTATTGAAGAAAACAAGTTATACATCAAGGAGTTAGAGGAAAGAGAGAGGGTGTTGACTCAAAAT GTTGAGGAATTCCTGTTGGAAATTAAGGAAACAGAAGCAGAGGTAGCTAGATGGAGAGAAGCTTGTGAATTAGAAGTTGAAGCTGGGAAAGCTGAGATTCAAGAACGCGACAAAGTG ATTGGCATTCTGAAACAAGAATTAGAAAAAACAAAGGGTGCTTTGGACATATCAAGTGGCAAACTAAAGCTGAAAGAAGAACTTGCTGCTGCAGCCATGGCTGCACAGGCTGCAGCAGAGAAGTCCTTACAGCTAGCTGACAGCAGGGCTGCAGGGTTCCGTGAGAGGATAGAGGACTTATCCAGGCAATTAGAAGAAGCAGAAACTCGAGAGCGACATAATCGTAGGGTGAGACATATATGTTGGCCATGGCGAGTCCTCAAAACCAATGCAACTAACAATGTAAATAATAGAGTGCGAGATGTTCGACGCATGATACCAGAAATGCAAGCATTTCttcattaa
- the LOC133834710 gene encoding large ribosomal subunit protein eL36y-like isoform X1, with the protein MYLFVRVLLGRLCSSPLFPSPLPLVSGCRSKIVMAPKQPNTGLFVGLNRGHVVTKKELAPRPSDRKGKTSKRVHFVRNLIREVAGFAPYEKRITELLKVGKDKRALKVAKRKLGTHKRAKKKREEMSNVLRKMRAGGGAEKKK; encoded by the exons atgtatttattcgTTAGGGTTTTACTCGGCCGTCTGTGTTCTTCGCCATTATTTCCTTCGCCTTTGCCACTGGTTTCTGGTTGCAGAAGCAAAATT GTAATGGCTCCTAAGCAGCCCAATACGGGCCTCTTTGTGGGTTTGAACAGAGGACATGTTGTGACCAAGAAGGAATTAGCTCCAAGGCCCTCTGACCGCAAAGGG AAAACCAGTAAGAGGGTACATTTCGTCAGAAACTTGATTAGGGAAGTCGCTGGATTTGCACCATATGAGAAGAGGATTACTGAGCTTCTGAAAGTTGGAAAGGACAAGCGTGCTCTGAAAGTGGCTAAGAGGAAGCTTGGAACCCACAAGAGGGCGAAGAAGAAGCGTGAGGAGATGTCCAATGTTCTCCGCAAGATGAG AGCTGGTGGAGGTGCTgagaagaagaaatga
- the LOC133834708 gene encoding kinesin-like protein KIN-10C isoform X1, with translation MGFNPSKKVRVVAKLRGLTDQEAELSSGISWISVKKPNGEASDTVTIYFGDQLASRKDSYELDYCYEQNEDNELIFSREVKPLISGVFSGCNATVIAYGAKNTGKTSVIQGSCDKPGLAALAVNEFLSMAELNGNSVALSFYEVQQDRVCDLLDSKQSAVFVLEDKQGKIQLKGLSRIPLKSISDFQKLYVGFSSRKPTQKMASELPRRGHKGLIVHVSSPHDNLDTLQTCKMNFVELAAYEDVRKKGNDGLNLVEQSKINQSIYAFSNVLHALSANESHVPYRESKLTRILQDSLGGVNKVLMITCLNPTFCQDSISMVKLASRSCQKINRAVVDSTKKVHSLTKSVMFSSKKSQIPKTVYATTKKQPSSRVPLSEKKANGGKSVAVKGRKLFDEAIQLTLSDKENSVLDSVTSIETKEEEEGKPVANVEDMSLYLGNDNSFPAALECIEPTSMGEKANQSTEFQLVQLTALEKGVAEHGEGQPEDVSHYVQGSTNTLSLSLVKEDQDVERENNISMVDQDKSPPISARLRELSNNLKALCSGTPFSAKTIETNDTISCALVPSEVAEPKTPLIEQSTKDVKNFNSPWQTLSVHNSEVKNSVVQECLRILNTADKEELKRFKGIGEKRSTYILELREESPEPFKSLDDLKDIGLSAKQIKVIMKEELGKLFD, from the exons ATGGGTTTTAACCCATCAAAAAAGGTTCGAGTTGTAGCCAAACTCAGGGGCTTAACAGATCAGGAAGCTGAATTATCTAGCGGCATTTCTTGGATCTCGGTGAAAAAGCCCAACGGAGAGGCTTCGGACACTGTCACCATTTATTTCGGAGATCAATTAGCAAG CCGTAAAGATTCCTACGAATTGGACTATTGTTATGAGCAAAATGAAGATAACGAGCTAATTTTTTCACGGGAAGTAAAACCTCTAATTTCAGGAGTTTTTAGTGGTTGCAATGCTACTGTGATTGCCTATGGAGCAAAAAACACAGGAAAGACTTCTGTGATTCAG GGTTCTTGTGATAAGCCTGGATTGGCAGCACTTGCTGTGAACGAATTTCTTTCAATGGCAGAGTTAAATGGTAATTCAGTAGCTTTATCATTCTATGAGGTTCAACAGGATCGTGTTTGTGATCTTTTGGATTCAAAGCAGTCAGCAGTTTTTGTATTGGAAGATAAGCAAGGAAAAATTCAACTCAAGGGCCTTTCTAGG ATACCCTTGAAATCAATTTcagattttcaaaaattatatgttGGTTTCAGTTCGCGTAAACCAACACAAAAGATGGCATCTGAACTTCCTCGTAGAGGCCACAAGGGTTTGATAGTGCATGTATCATCTCCCCATGACAATCTAGATACTCTTCAAACGTGCAAGATGAATTTTGTTGAGTTAGCTG CTTATGAGGATGTTCGAAAAAAGGGCAATGATGGCCTTAATCTTGTTGAGCAGAGTAAGATTAACCAATCTATATATGCTTTTTCAAATGTTCTACATGCATTGAGTGCCAATGAAAGTCATGTACCTTATCGTGAAAGCAAGCTAACACGAATACTGCAAGATTCTCTAGGAGGGGTTAACAAAGTTTTGATGATCACTTGTTTG AACCCCACATTTTGCCAAGATTCCATATCCATGGTGAAGTTGGCTTCTCGCTCTTGTCAAAAGATCAATAGAGCTGTTGTAGACTCAACCAAGAAAGTTCATAGCTTAACAAAATCAGTAATGTTTTCATCGAAGAAAAGCCAGATACCTAAGACTGTTTATGCTACAACAAAGAAACAACCTAGCTCCAGAGTGCCACTCTCTGAAAAGAAAGCAAATGGTGGTAAGTCCGTTGCTGTGAAGGGAAG GAAACTTTTTGACGAAGCAATTCAATTGACTCTGTCTGATAAG GAAAATTCAGTGTTGGATAGTGTTACAAGTATTGAGACCAAAGAAGAGGAAGAG GGCAAGCCTGTTGCAAATGTCGAGGATATGAGCCTGTATTTAGGAAAT GATAATTCATTTCCAGCTGCTCTTGAGTGTATAGAACCTACTTCTATGGGGGAAAAG GCTAATCAATCAACCGAATTTCAACTTGTGCAATTGACTGCATTAGAAAAG GGGGTTGCTGAGCATGGTGAGGGTCAACCAGAAGACGTTAGTCACTATGTTCAGGGCAGCACAAACACACTATCTTTATCACTTGTCAAagaag ATCAAGACgttgaaagagaaaataatatttcaATGGTTGATCAGGATAAATCACCACCTATAAGTGCAAGATTACGGGAACTATCAAATAATCTAAAGGCATTATGTTCTGGAACTCCATTTTCTGCGAAGACAATAGAAACAAACGATACTATATCTTGTGCTCTAGTCCCATCTGAGGTTGCGGAGCCAAAAACTCCACTTATTGAACAGAGTACAAAGGATGTCAAAAACTTCAATAGCCCGTGGCAAACACTTAGCGTGCACAATTCTGAAGTGAAG AATTCTGTTGTTCAAGAATGTTTAAGAATTTTAAATACAGCTGACAA GGAGGAATTGAAAAGATTTAAG gggATTGGAGAGAAACGATCAACATATATTCTTGAACTTCGTGAAGAGTCTCCAGAGCCGTTCAAGAGT CTTGATGACTTGAAAGATATTGGACTTTCAGCTAAGCAG ATCAAGGTCATTATGAAAGAAGAACTTGGAAAGCTTTTTGATTAA